CCGCGCTGCTCGGCATCGGCGTGTTCTTCGTTTACCCGCTGCTCTCCGCGATCTATTTCTCGTTCACCAAATTCGACCTGCTGTCCGTGCCGCAATGGGTCGGCCTGGACAACTACCGCCGGATGGCCGACGACCCGTTCCTGCTCCAGGCCGTGCGCAACACGCTGTGGATGGTGGTCGTCTTCGTCCCGGTGCGCATCCTCGGCGCGATCGGGCTCTCCATGCTCCTCGTGCAATTCAAAAGAGGAGCAGGCGTTTTCCGTACGATCTACTACCTGCCCGCCCTCGTTCCGCCGGTGGCCGCCACCATCGCGTTCGTCTATCTGCTCAAGCCGGGCACCGGCCCGGTCAACCATGTCCTGGAAATGCTGGGCATTGACGGCCCCCTCTGGTTCAATTCGCCGGCCTGGGCCAAGCCGTCGCTGGTCCTGCTCGGCCTGTGGGCCGTCGGCGACCTGATGATCATCTTCCTGGCGGCGGTGCTCGGCGTCCCGGAGAGCCTGTACGAGGCCGCGTCGCTCGACGGCGCGAACGCCTGGCACAAGTTCCGGTCGATCACGCTGCCGTCGATCCAGCCGGTCATCCTGTTCGCCACGGTCACCGGCGTGATCTACACGTTGCAGTACTTCGACCAGGCGGCGGTGGCGGGCTCGATCGCCAGCGGTCAGGCGACCGTGGGCGCCGGGATCTCGCAGTCCTTCGGATATCCGGAGGGCTCCACCTTCACCTTCCCGTTGTGGCTGTACACCGTCGGGTTCCGGTACAGCGCGCTCGGGTACGCGAACGCCCTGGCCATCGCCCTGTTCGTGGTCGCGCTCGCGGTCACCGTCATCCTGCTGCGCCGCGCCAAGGCGTTCTCCGGGGAGGAATCGTGACCCTCGCACTCGACCGGCCGGTCACCGCCACCTTGGAGCGCCGGCGGATCCGGCTCGCCTGGATCGCCCGGCACAGCATCGCCATCGCTCTGGCGATCATGTTCATCACCCCGGTCGCCTACCTGGTGCTGCTCTCCCTGATGACCAGCGACCAGGCGCTGACCAGCGACTACTGGCCGAACACCTGGCACCCGGAGAACTACCTCAAGGTCTTCCAGGCCACCCCGCTGCCGCACTACCTGCTGAACACCGTGATCTACGCGGGCACCGCCACGATCCTCACCCTCGCGTCCAGCGTCCCGGCCGCTTACGCCCTGGCCAAGCTCAAGTTCCGCGGCCGCAACGCGCTGTTCCTCGTGGTGATCTGCGTGATGATGCTCCCGCCGCAGGTCGTCACCGTCCCGCTCTACCTGATGTGGGCGCGCTACGGCCTGACCGGCTCGCTCGCCCCGCTGATCATCCCGGCCCTGTTCGGCGACGCCTTCTGCATCTTCCTGCTGCGCCAGTTCCTGCTCACCATCCCGGGCGAACTGCTGGACGCGGCCCGGGTCGACGGCTGCGGCGAGTGGCGCACCCTGCTGCGCGTCGTGCTGCCGATGGCCCGCCCCGGCATCGCCGCCGCCGGCCTCTTCCAATTCTTCTACTGCTGGAACGACTATTACGGCCCGCTGCTCTACACCAGCGAGAACGAGAACTCGTGGACGCTGTCGCTGGGCCTGGCGTCGTTCCGCACCGTCCACCACGTCGACTGGAACCTGGTCACCGCGGCCACCGTGCTGGCCATGGCGCCACTGATCATCATCTTCTTCTTCGCCCAGCGCGCGTTCGTGCAGGGCATCACGCTGACAGGATTCAAAGGGTGAAAATCGCGGTAATCGGGGGCGGATCGACCTACACGCCCGAGCTGGTCGACGGGTTCGCCCGGCTCGGGAAGACGGTCTCCGAACTCGTTCTGATCGACCCGGCGGCGGACCGGCTCGAGATCGTCGGCGCGTTCGCGGCGCGGATCTTCGCCGCTTACGGCCACCCGGGAAAGGTCACGTGGACGACGGACCTGGACGCCGGGGTCACCGACGCGGACGCGGCGGTCATTCAGCTGCGGGTCGGTGGGCAGCGGGCTCGGATCAGTGACGAGACGTTTCCGCTGGAATGTGGATGTGTGGGTCAGGAGACCACCGGGGCCGGGGGGCTGGCCAAGGCGTTGCGGACGGTTCCGGTGATCCTGGATGTCGCGGAGCGGATCCGGGAGCGGGCCAAGCCCGGGGCGTGGATCGTCGACTTCACCAATCCGGTCGGGATCGTCACGCGGGCCCTGCTCGACGCCGGGCACCGGGCGGTGGGGCTGTGCAACGTGGCGATCGGGTTCCAGCGCCGGTTCGCGGGCTACCTTGGCGTCGATCCGGCGACGGTGGTGCTCGACCATGTCGGCCTGAACCATCTGACGTGGGAGCGGGCCGCCTTTGTCGACGGCGTCGATCGGCTGCCGGAGCTGCTGAGCGATCATCTGCCGGACATCTCCGGTGAGGTGGACATCCCGGAGTCGATCATCGCGATGCTCGGGGCGGTGCCGTCCTACTACCTGTCCTACTTCTACAAGCACGACAAGCACGTACAGGAAAGCCTCGGGCAGCAGACCCGCGGCCAGCGGGTCGCCGAGATCGAAGCGATCCTTCTCGACATGTATCGGGACGAGACGCTGACGGCGAAGCCGGCGCTGCTCGGGGAGCGGGGCGGGGCGTACTACTCGGAGGCGGCGGTCGGGCTGCTCGCGTCGCTGTTCGGGCTGGACGACACGTCGGTGCACTCGGTGAACGTCCGGAACAACGGGACGCTGCCGTTCCTGCCGGCCGAGGCGGTCATCGAGGTCTCGGCCCGGGCGGGCCTCAAGGGCCCGGACCCGCTGCCGGTCACCGCAGTCCCGCCGGACCTGGCCGGTCTCATCTCCCATGTGTACGGGTACGAAGAACTCGCCCTGGACGCCGCCCTCCGAGGTGGTCGTGATCGCGTCTACCGTGCCTTGCTGGCGCACCCGCTGATCGGCCAGCACGACCGGGCCGACGCCCTCACCGACAAACTGATCGCCTCCGGTCGCTCGCACCTCGCGTGGGCCCGATGAACGGCCCAGCCCCAACGGCCGGCGACGGCAACGCGCTGTCCCCGGCCGGCGGTGGCTCGCTGTCTCCGGCGCCAACCGGCGGCAACGCGCTGTCCCCGGCCGGCGGTGGCTCGCTGTCTCCGGCGCCAACCAGCGGAAACGCGCTGTCCCCGGCGGCTGCCGGCGGCAACTCGTCGTCTCCCGCGGCTGCCGGCGGCAGTTCGCTTTTCCTGGCGGTCGACGGCGGCAACTCGAAGACGGACGTGCTGCTCGGCGACACGTCCGGCCGCGTGCTCGCCGTTGTCCGCGGGGGCACCTCCTCACCGCACAACATCGGGCTCGCCGGCACGATCGAGGTGCTCGGCAAGCTGATCGCGGCCGCGCACGCCCAGGCCG
Above is a genomic segment from Actinoplanes ianthinogenes containing:
- a CDS encoding carbohydrate ABC transporter permease produces the protein MDAVRLRRGLVTFSFLAPALLGIGVFFVYPLLSAIYFSFTKFDLLSVPQWVGLDNYRRMADDPFLLQAVRNTLWMVVVFVPVRILGAIGLSMLLVQFKRGAGVFRTIYYLPALVPPVAATIAFVYLLKPGTGPVNHVLEMLGIDGPLWFNSPAWAKPSLVLLGLWAVGDLMIIFLAAVLGVPESLYEAASLDGANAWHKFRSITLPSIQPVILFATVTGVIYTLQYFDQAAVAGSIASGQATVGAGISQSFGYPEGSTFTFPLWLYTVGFRYSALGYANALAIALFVVALAVTVILLRRAKAFSGEES
- a CDS encoding carbohydrate ABC transporter permease, which codes for MTLALDRPVTATLERRRIRLAWIARHSIAIALAIMFITPVAYLVLLSLMTSDQALTSDYWPNTWHPENYLKVFQATPLPHYLLNTVIYAGTATILTLASSVPAAYALAKLKFRGRNALFLVVICVMMLPPQVVTVPLYLMWARYGLTGSLAPLIIPALFGDAFCIFLLRQFLLTIPGELLDAARVDGCGEWRTLLRVVLPMARPGIAAAGLFQFFYCWNDYYGPLLYTSENENSWTLSLGLASFRTVHHVDWNLVTAATVLAMAPLIIIFFFAQRAFVQGITLTGFKG
- a CDS encoding 6-phospho-beta-glucosidase encodes the protein MKIAVIGGGSTYTPELVDGFARLGKTVSELVLIDPAADRLEIVGAFAARIFAAYGHPGKVTWTTDLDAGVTDADAAVIQLRVGGQRARISDETFPLECGCVGQETTGAGGLAKALRTVPVILDVAERIRERAKPGAWIVDFTNPVGIVTRALLDAGHRAVGLCNVAIGFQRRFAGYLGVDPATVVLDHVGLNHLTWERAAFVDGVDRLPELLSDHLPDISGEVDIPESIIAMLGAVPSYYLSYFYKHDKHVQESLGQQTRGQRVAEIEAILLDMYRDETLTAKPALLGERGGAYYSEAAVGLLASLFGLDDTSVHSVNVRNNGTLPFLPAEAVIEVSARAGLKGPDPLPVTAVPPDLAGLISHVYGYEELALDAALRGGRDRVYRALLAHPLIGQHDRADALTDKLIASGRSHLAWAR